One sulfur-oxidizing endosymbiont of Gigantopelta aegis genomic region harbors:
- a CDS encoding rhodanese-like domain-containing protein: protein MQEMNPQEVQEHLKNSSTKPLLLDVREPWEYDVCHIEGAQLVPMNSIPAQMSKLDPEQEIIIICHHGVRSRMVGRFLEAAKFSNLINLTGGVAAWAQSVDSEMATY from the coding sequence ATGCAAGAAATGAATCCCCAAGAAGTTCAAGAACACCTGAAAAATAGTAGTACCAAACCCTTATTGCTGGATGTACGTGAGCCATGGGAGTATGACGTTTGCCATATCGAAGGCGCACAGCTAGTCCCCATGAATAGTATTCCTGCTCAGATGAGCAAGCTGGATCCTGAACAAGAAATTATCATTATTTGCCATCATGGTGTCCGTAGTCGTATGGTTGGACGCTTTTTAGAAGCAGCAAAATTCAGCAATCTTATTAACCTGACCGGTGGTGTTGCAGCCTGGGCTCAGTCAGTCGATTCTGAAATGGCAACATATTAA
- a CDS encoding sigma-54 dependent transcriptional regulator produces MIEVNSPTTSTLSTSTKEEDKLMPHLLIIDDEPIAVKNLTHLFSKQGFQVTARSTGTGGFKMLEEKNFDVVITDLKMDKVDGMGILKKAQAVDPDLPVIMLTGHGSYDSVVQAMKMGAYHYLSKPYQLDEIREIVKHALELVTLKRENKKLKSNLIEDHNSHPIITQDPPTLRLLDTMKQIAPSDCSVIISGESGTGKELAARFIHTHSQRSNKPFVAINCGALQEELLANELFGHEKGAYTGANSSQQGLVEAAEGGTLFLDEIAEMSLGMQVKLLRVLQENEIQRLGGTKTYPINVRFLAATNRDLELEVSEGHFRQDLFYRLNVIQIHLTPLSERIDDIPLLAYYFLKKHTQNMHKKIEDFDPQVMDILNQYGFPGNIRELENIIERAIVLSTEKKITLSQLPTSLTEHSISVMRFNKNKLPTLDEQEIEYIKWVLDKCGGNRTKAAAILGIDRVSLWRKIKKHALA; encoded by the coding sequence ATGATAGAAGTTAATTCACCAACAACATCGACCCTATCAACATCAACAAAAGAAGAAGATAAATTAATGCCCCATTTATTAATCATTGATGACGAGCCTATTGCAGTAAAAAATCTGACCCATTTATTTAGCAAACAGGGTTTTCAAGTCACCGCCAGAAGTACCGGAACGGGTGGTTTTAAAATGCTTGAAGAGAAAAATTTTGATGTCGTGATTACAGATTTGAAAATGGACAAAGTAGATGGCATGGGAATTCTAAAAAAAGCCCAGGCAGTTGATCCTGACCTACCCGTTATCATGCTAACAGGTCATGGCTCTTATGACTCGGTTGTACAAGCCATGAAAATGGGGGCTTATCATTATTTAAGCAAGCCCTATCAATTAGATGAAATCAGGGAAATAGTTAAACACGCTTTAGAATTAGTGACCTTAAAACGAGAAAATAAAAAGCTCAAATCGAATCTCATCGAAGACCATAATTCACACCCTATCATTACTCAGGATCCGCCCACATTACGTCTTCTCGATACAATGAAACAGATTGCACCATCTGATTGTTCGGTGATTATCTCCGGTGAAAGTGGTACTGGCAAAGAATTAGCGGCTCGATTTATTCATACCCATAGCCAGCGTTCCAATAAGCCCTTTGTCGCAATTAATTGTGGCGCATTGCAAGAAGAGTTATTAGCCAATGAATTATTTGGTCATGAAAAAGGTGCTTATACCGGCGCAAATAGTTCACAGCAGGGCCTGGTTGAAGCAGCAGAAGGTGGTACTTTATTTCTTGATGAAATTGCCGAAATGTCCTTGGGGATGCAGGTTAAATTATTAAGAGTCTTACAGGAAAATGAAATTCAACGCCTAGGTGGTACAAAAACTTATCCCATTAATGTGCGCTTTTTGGCTGCAACCAACCGCGATTTAGAACTCGAAGTATCTGAGGGGCATTTCCGCCAGGATTTATTTTATCGCCTCAATGTCATTCAAATTCATTTGACTCCTTTATCGGAACGTATTGATGACATCCCCCTACTGGCCTATTATTTTTTAAAAAAGCATACACAAAATATGCATAAAAAAATCGAAGATTTTGATCCTCAAGTTATGGATATTTTAAACCAATATGGTTTTCCGGGAAATATACGAGAGCTAGAAAATATCATTGAGCGCGCCATTGTGCTGTCAACGGAAAAGAAAATCACTCTAAGTCAACTTCCTACTTCTCTGACCGAACATTCAATTTCAGTGATGCGTTTCAATAAAAATAAACTTCCCACATTAGATGAACAAGAAATTGAATACATTAAGTGGGTATTGGATAAATGTGGTGGCAACCGGACTAAAGCAGCAGCCATATTAGGCATTGACAGGGTTTCTTTATGGCGCAAAATAAAGAAACATGCATTAGCCTAA
- a CDS encoding sensor histidine kinase, with product MNSIRHKTSRAFYLLATFIVLLCLFAFFNLLYLQQQVREGVVIGNFKDDILEMRRHEKNLFLYHNKEELESILVFTREAIHNLEQNHASYASLWSKIDLNNLQTLLAEYQVLLTRYWSQWEQQKNENLSGKIRPLGHQLSTIADHFASQERKSLLQSLNTTQWTLVSAIFITALITLVIGYRLSRLVVRPLRELENRLQPIAQGQFEQLEIISDEQEIINFTNAFNKMLYELDLRKKRLLHTEKLASLGVLISGVAHELNNPLGNILSSCQLLKEEIDSTDRQLLISWLEQIDSETMRAHKIVNALKDFGRHRDFIIEPVQLVELVDNTLLLLANELKHLPPILTDIPDKLFINVDRQRFQQVLINLINNATDAGDSHNQIELKASFCWDNSNALPDNAYIIGDVKKPLQASIPDMAYTSLSIKDTGVGIDEQSIVHIFDPFYTTKAPGKGMGIGLYIVQEIIREHAGEIGVISQPDKGAEFIIRLPCTQALQS from the coding sequence ATGAATAGCATACGCCACAAAACATCCAGAGCCTTTTATCTATTGGCTACTTTTATTGTATTGCTTTGCCTATTCGCATTTTTTAATTTGTTATATTTACAACAACAGGTGAGAGAAGGCGTGGTAATAGGCAATTTTAAAGATGATATTCTTGAAATGCGCCGCCATGAAAAAAACCTTTTTCTCTATCATAATAAAGAGGAACTGGAGAGCATCCTCGTTTTTACCCGCGAAGCCATCCATAACCTCGAACAAAACCATGCTAGTTATGCCAGTCTATGGTCAAAAATTGATCTGAATAATTTGCAAACCTTATTAGCTGAATACCAAGTATTACTAACTCGCTACTGGTCTCAATGGGAGCAACAAAAAAATGAAAACTTATCGGGGAAAATTCGTCCTTTAGGCCATCAACTCTCAACGATAGCCGATCATTTTGCCTCACAAGAAAGAAAATCCCTCTTACAATCTCTAAACACCACACAATGGACCTTAGTCAGTGCCATATTTATTACTGCATTAATCACCTTAGTTATCGGCTACCGACTGAGCCGCTTGGTTGTTAGGCCTCTGCGAGAACTTGAAAATCGCTTACAGCCTATTGCTCAGGGTCAGTTTGAACAATTAGAAATCATCAGCGATGAACAGGAAATCATCAATTTTACCAATGCTTTCAATAAAATGCTCTATGAGCTGGATTTACGAAAAAAAAGATTATTACACACGGAAAAACTTGCCTCATTAGGCGTTTTAATCTCCGGAGTAGCCCATGAGCTGAATAACCCATTGGGAAACATTCTCTCTTCCTGCCAATTGTTAAAAGAAGAAATTGATAGTACTGATCGTCAATTATTAATAAGCTGGTTAGAACAAATTGATAGCGAAACCATGCGTGCCCATAAAATTGTCAACGCTTTAAAAGACTTTGGTCGCCACCGGGATTTTATTATTGAGCCGGTTCAATTAGTCGAGTTAGTTGATAATACACTATTATTACTCGCCAATGAATTAAAGCATCTACCGCCTATTTTAACGGATATCCCCGACAAATTATTTATCAATGTCGATAGACAACGTTTTCAGCAAGTGTTAATTAATCTAATTAACAATGCTACCGATGCCGGTGATTCACATAACCAAATTGAGCTTAAAGCCAGTTTCTGCTGGGACAATTCCAATGCCCTTCCGGATAATGCCTATATCATTGGTGATGTCAAAAAGCCTTTACAAGCGAGCATTCCAGACATGGCCTATACCAGTTTGAGTATTAAGGATACTGGTGTCGGTATTGATGAACAAAGTATTGTGCATATATTCGATCCCTTTTACACCACCAAAGCACCGGGCAAAGGCATGGGAATTGGTCTCTACATTGTGCAAGAAATTATTCGTGAACATGCCGGAGAAATTGGCGTCATCAGCCAGCCCGATAAGGGAGCAGAATTTATTATTCGCCTACCCTGCACCCAAGCATTACAATCATGA
- a CDS encoding SLC13 family permease yields the protein MKDKLKLQKKKIIAGIIFLIAAFFMATIVPTVQMSWVMGLLLLTIYLFAFEVLEVDVTAISIMVLLGLSTLFAPLMGLEAGLVSTDRLFDGFSSNAVMSIIAVMIIGAGLDKTGIMSKVASFILDVGGTSEKRIIPIVSSTVGFISSFMQNVGAAALFIPVVSRISARSGLPMSRLLMPMGFCAILGGTVTMVGSSPLILLNDLILTTNHSLPEAQQMETWGLFSVTPVGIALVLTGILYFVIAGRFVLPKGTGKIDANTATNTMDYFQNIYGIDYAMFEVVVPADSPLVGHVLNDIEHEGHIRIIAAIKGNTKDVTIGANGVARDYTIDANTVLGILGSEKHITHFADDYKLDVKDDLEFFQDTLSSARSGVAEVVIPPGSQLIDKSARDVWLRKTYGLAMVALHRDGDTLGAGEGIRDLPFQAGDTLVVHTLWTNLDRITKDKNFVVVTTEYPHEETRPHKQADK from the coding sequence ATGAAAGATAAATTAAAACTACAAAAAAAGAAAATTATTGCCGGGATCATCTTCCTGATTGCGGCATTCTTTATGGCGACTATTGTACCGACGGTGCAAATGTCATGGGTTATGGGCTTGTTGTTACTGACCATATACTTGTTTGCTTTTGAGGTGTTAGAAGTCGATGTAACGGCGATTTCAATTATGGTACTGCTGGGCTTATCGACTTTATTTGCTCCCCTTATGGGTCTGGAAGCGGGGCTGGTTTCAACCGACAGACTCTTTGATGGTTTCTCCAGTAATGCGGTGATGTCAATTATCGCTGTCATGATTATTGGTGCAGGTCTGGATAAAACCGGCATTATGTCAAAAGTAGCTTCTTTTATTCTGGATGTGGGTGGTACATCAGAAAAACGCATTATTCCTATCGTTTCCAGTACTGTCGGCTTTATCTCTTCTTTTATGCAAAACGTTGGTGCAGCAGCCTTGTTTATTCCTGTCGTGAGTCGGATTTCTGCTCGTTCAGGTTTGCCGATGTCGCGCTTATTAATGCCTATGGGCTTTTGTGCGATTTTAGGTGGTACAGTCACCATGGTGGGTTCATCACCTTTGATTCTGTTAAATGACTTGATTCTGACTACCAACCATTCGTTGCCAGAAGCGCAACAGATGGAAACATGGGGCTTGTTCTCAGTGACGCCAGTGGGTATCGCATTAGTCTTAACGGGTATTCTTTACTTTGTAATAGCAGGGCGCTTTGTTTTGCCAAAAGGTACCGGCAAGATTGATGCAAATACTGCAACCAATACCATGGACTATTTCCAAAATATTTATGGCATTGACTATGCAATGTTCGAAGTAGTCGTACCCGCAGACAGTCCTTTGGTGGGTCATGTTCTGAATGATATTGAGCATGAGGGGCATATACGAATCATTGCCGCTATTAAAGGTAATACCAAAGATGTGACCATTGGTGCCAATGGCGTGGCTCGTGACTATACCATTGATGCCAACACTGTATTGGGTATTTTAGGTTCAGAAAAACACATTACGCACTTTGCCGATGATTATAAATTAGACGTTAAAGATGATTTAGAATTTTTTCAGGACACCTTATCTTCAGCCCGTTCAGGTGTTGCAGAAGTGGTTATTCCACCCGGCTCACAATTAATTGATAAGTCAGCCCGTGATGTTTGGCTGAGAAAAACCTATGGTTTGGCCATGGTTGCCTTGCATCGTGATGGTGATACTTTAGGCGCTGGTGAAGGTATTCGTGATTTACCTTTTCAGGCGGGTGATACATTAGTCGTACATACCTTATGGACTAATTTGGATCGCATTACTAAAGACAAAAACTTTGTTGTAGTAACAACAGAATATCCACATGAAGAAACCCGTCCCCATAAACAAGCCGATAAATAA
- a CDS encoding transposase has protein sequence MNDQTKKPNKSYTSEFKESAVKLANETDQPVSQTARELGVNVNTLHTWISKYSKPVKTVANRSDEHIYDEVKRLKKELAKVIQERDLLKRPQRTLQGKLCEVRMDN, from the coding sequence ATGAATGATCAAACAAAAAAACCGAATAAAAGCTATACATCAGAATTTAAAGAATCAGCTGTCAAATTAGCTAATGAGACGGATCAACCCGTTTCTCAGACTGCCAGGGAGCTAGGTGTTAATGTAAATACTCTACATACCTGGATCAGTAAATATTCCAAACCGGTGAAGACGGTAGCCAATAGAAGTGATGAACACATTTATGATGAAGTAAAACGTCTGAAAAAAGAATTGGCAAAAGTGATTCAGGAGCGTGATTTATTAAAAAGGCCACAGCGTACTTTGCAAGGGAAACTTTGTGAAGTACGCATGGATAACTGA
- a CDS encoding IS3 family transposase, translating to MKYAWITDQAKDYPVTILCRFMDVSRSCYYDWVSSPKTDREKENEALTEQLKNCLKTVARLMEPVVLKKKLAEKGVHISRRRIGRLMKKAGLFCKTKRRFKATTNSKHNKRISPNLLEREFTVSQPDRYYVGDITYIATKEGWLYLAVVIDLFSRQIVGWSMDERMKAKLVNDALLMAIWKRKPMDGLLWHTDRGSQYASDSHRKILSDHNIIQSMSRKGNCWDNAVSESFFHSLKTELTHHCRFKTRVEAKQATFEYIEVFYNRERLHSANDYLSPVDYEIQQEIA from the coding sequence GTGAAGTACGCATGGATAACTGATCAGGCTAAAGATTACCCGGTAACGATTCTGTGCCGTTTTATGGATGTTTCCCGTAGTTGCTATTATGATTGGGTTAGCTCTCCTAAAACGGATAGAGAGAAAGAAAATGAAGCGCTTACTGAGCAGCTAAAAAACTGTTTGAAGACAGTCGCAAGACTTATGGAACCCGTCGTCTTAAAAAAAAAACTGGCTGAAAAAGGCGTTCATATAAGCCGCCGGAGAATTGGTCGATTAATGAAAAAAGCCGGTTTGTTTTGTAAAACGAAGAGACGCTTTAAAGCGACGACTAATTCCAAGCATAATAAGCGTATATCTCCAAATTTACTGGAAAGAGAGTTTACTGTCTCTCAACCTGATCGCTACTATGTGGGTGATATTACCTATATTGCCACCAAGGAAGGCTGGTTATATTTAGCGGTTGTCATTGACTTATTCTCTAGGCAAATTGTTGGCTGGTCGATGGATGAGCGAATGAAAGCCAAGCTAGTCAATGATGCTTTACTGATGGCCATATGGAAGCGTAAACCAATGGATGGATTGCTTTGGCATACTGACCGAGGTAGCCAATATGCCTCTGATAGTCATAGAAAAATATTGTCGGATCATAACATAATTCAGTCTATGAGCCGCAAAGGAAATTGCTGGGACAATGCTGTATCAGAGAGCTTCTTTCATAGTTTGAAAACTGAATTGACGCACCATTGTCGATTCAAAACCAGAGTAGAAGCAAAGCAGGCAACATTTGAATATATTGAGGTATTTTATAATCGGGAGCGACTTCATTCGGCTAATGATTATTTGTCACCAGTCGATTATGAAATACAGCAGGAAATAGCTTAA
- a CDS encoding N-6 DNA methylase, whose translation MIVKALTDCKWVPVTSENLITDFGHSSDAGCNMLQALSDALSERLEKKNNNKIKMIFEEWKALYGQTSNLSISQVNGILDNIGFQVNFSEQKKSEELKIPVALFVIHTYNSLLIKILGAEVVAEHALTTYKGFIRETVSLDGQLLIDRMEYEIEQGNFFSGAGINGFGEEVIFSWYLDVARLKQHQAKIIDGLKGILLSFSMYRADKLTSARSKDVLKSFYQDLVPNELRKSLGEFYTPEWLVEVTLDRINVKNFLTQRFLDPTCGSASFLLALIRKIKIQATDDGWGDLEVLKHIINNVWGFDLNPLAVQTARVNILIAISDLLDNNKGTDIEIPILLADAVYSPARNPKKMN comes from the coding sequence TTGATAGTTAAGGCTCTGACTGATTGTAAATGGGTTCCTGTTACATCAGAAAATCTAATCACTGATTTTGGTCATAGTTCTGATGCTGGCTGTAATATGTTACAGGCTTTATCTGACGCATTATCAGAGCGACTGGAAAAGAAAAATAATAATAAAATAAAAATGATCTTTGAAGAGTGGAAAGCTCTTTATGGACAAACATCAAATCTTTCCATCAGCCAAGTGAATGGGATTCTTGATAATATTGGATTTCAAGTCAATTTCTCTGAACAAAAAAAGTCTGAAGAATTGAAGATCCCTGTTGCACTTTTTGTCATACATACTTACAACTCTCTTTTGATAAAAATTCTTGGTGCAGAAGTTGTTGCCGAACATGCACTAACCACTTATAAAGGATTTATCAGAGAAACAGTCAGCCTTGATGGTCAATTATTAATTGACCGAATGGAATATGAAATTGAACAGGGTAATTTCTTTTCTGGTGCTGGAATAAATGGGTTTGGAGAAGAAGTTATTTTCAGTTGGTATCTTGATGTTGCAAGATTGAAACAACATCAAGCCAAAATAATTGATGGATTAAAAGGTATTTTGCTTTCATTCTCCATGTATAGAGCGGATAAATTAACTTCCGCACGTTCAAAAGATGTTCTTAAGTCGTTTTATCAAGATCTCGTGCCAAATGAGCTACGAAAAAGTCTGGGTGAATTTTATACACCAGAATGGTTGGTTGAAGTCACTCTGGATAGAATCAATGTAAAAAATTTTTTAACTCAACGATTTCTTGATCCAACATGTGGTTCAGCTTCTTTCTTACTGGCTTTAATCAGGAAAATAAAAATACAAGCAACAGATGATGGGTGGGGTGATTTAGAAGTGTTAAAACACATCATAAACAATGTCTGGGGCTTTGATTTAAATCCTTTAGCAGTCCAGACTGCCCGAGTGAATATATTAATCGCTATTTCTGATTTATTAGACAATAACAAAGGAACAGATATAGAAATACCGATTCTTTTAGCGGATGCAGTGTATTCCCCAGCTCGAAATCCTAAAAAGATGAATTGA
- a CDS encoding Eco57I restriction-modification methylase domain-containing protein: MKKILDLHERNWNGIWFRIVRNFFWSAIAGKFDVVVGNPPWVRWSKLPELYRERIKPTCDHYGIFSKTKFHGGNELDISGMITYTVADKWLKDEDGILAFVITQTHFQSPSSAGFRSFYIGNNQIIQPVGIDDLKALKPFPDAANKTAIFIAKKCKGNTIKYPIPYAIWEAAKGNKKAIPAHLTKQEALDSVDIDKCEATPVTGGDSPWAITPKGGFKAFKRSLVQALGLTAEKE, from the coding sequence ATGAAAAAAATTCTGGATTTACATGAAAGAAACTGGAATGGTATCTGGTTTCGTATAGTGCGTAATTTCTTCTGGTCTGCTATTGCAGGAAAGTTTGATGTGGTTGTTGGTAATCCACCTTGGGTCAGATGGTCAAAATTACCCGAATTATACCGTGAACGTATAAAGCCAACCTGTGATCATTATGGAATTTTCTCAAAAACAAAATTTCATGGTGGAAATGAACTTGATATATCAGGAATGATCACCTATACCGTTGCAGATAAATGGCTCAAAGATGAAGACGGAATTTTAGCATTTGTTATCACGCAAACTCATTTTCAATCACCATCTTCAGCAGGTTTTCGATCATTTTATATCGGAAATAATCAGATCATTCAACCTGTAGGGATTGATGATCTAAAAGCTTTAAAGCCATTTCCTGATGCAGCCAATAAAACAGCTATTTTTATTGCTAAAAAATGCAAAGGTAACACAATAAAATATCCTATACCCTATGCTATATGGGAAGCGGCTAAAGGAAATAAAAAAGCAATCCCTGCTCACCTCACAAAACAAGAAGCTCTTGATTCAGTTGACATTGATAAGTGTGAGGCAACCCCTGTTACGGGAGGTGATTCACCATGGGCTATTACACCGAAAGGTGGTTTTAAAGCATTTAAAAGATCACTGGTGCAAGCACTTGGGTTAACGGCAGAAAAGGAGTAA
- a CDS encoding LysM peptidoglycan-binding domain-containing protein has protein sequence MKNNKRFLTQTLAILLLSSALFVSAQAEKIKLKPGHPEEYVVVKGDTLWDISGKFLSEPWLWPEIWQINPQVKNPHLIYPGDVLYLVYIDGKPYITRNKHGKRTVRLSPETRIEALDNAIPTIPLDIIAPFLTKNRVLNFGEFANLPYIAGMTDDRSAAGAGDSVYVVGIPQESTDTHYAVYRRGNAYRNPRNDRKPINKGVDIFV, from the coding sequence ATGAAAAACAATAAACGTTTTCTTACTCAGACACTTGCCATTTTATTATTGAGCAGTGCATTATTTGTATCCGCTCAGGCAGAAAAAATAAAACTAAAACCTGGACACCCAGAAGAATACGTCGTGGTCAAAGGCGACACTTTATGGGACATCTCCGGGAAATTTCTCAGCGAGCCCTGGCTATGGCCAGAAATCTGGCAAATCAACCCGCAAGTTAAAAATCCTCACCTGATTTATCCCGGAGATGTTTTGTATCTGGTTTATATTGATGGCAAGCCTTATATCACACGTAACAAACATGGCAAACGTACCGTTCGTTTAAGTCCTGAAACTCGAATTGAAGCTTTGGACAATGCCATTCCCACTATCCCTCTGGATATAATCGCTCCCTTTTTAACCAAAAATAGAGTGCTTAACTTCGGTGAATTTGCCAATTTACCTTATATCGCGGGCATGACCGATGATCGTAGCGCTGCGGGTGCCGGGGATTCTGTTTATGTCGTTGGCATTCCCCAAGAATCAACAGATACTCACTACGCTGTTTACCGTCGAGGCAACGCCTATAGAAACCCCAGAAATGATCGCAAGCCGATAAACAAAGGTGTTGATATTTTTGTATAA
- the def gene encoding peptide deformylase: MALLDILCFPDDRLRTRAKKISKITTKHQQLIDDMLETMYAAPGIGLAATQVDFHEQIIVIDISEDKSDPYCLINPQVISHSGKEKMEEGCLSVPETYAEVERADAVVVQYLDRDGKEVELEADGLLAVCLQHEIDHLQGKLFVDYLSRLKRDRIGKKLAKQQKMM; the protein is encoded by the coding sequence ATGGCATTATTAGATATTCTTTGTTTTCCTGATGATCGTTTGCGCACAAGGGCAAAAAAAATCAGCAAAATTACGACCAAACATCAGCAATTAATCGATGATATGCTGGAAACCATGTATGCTGCCCCGGGTATTGGCTTGGCGGCCACGCAGGTTGATTTTCATGAGCAAATTATTGTTATTGATATTTCAGAAGATAAAAGTGATCCTTATTGTCTGATCAATCCTCAAGTGATTTCTCATTCGGGCAAGGAAAAAATGGAAGAAGGCTGTCTTTCTGTGCCTGAAACCTATGCCGAAGTCGAACGTGCTGATGCTGTTGTGGTGCAATATCTGGACAGGGATGGCAAAGAAGTTGAACTTGAAGCAGATGGTTTGTTAGCCGTGTGTCTACAGCATGAAATTGACCACCTGCAAGGCAAGTTGTTCGTGGATTACCTGTCTCGTCTCAAGCGTGATCGTATTGGTAAAAAACTCGCTAAACAGCAAAAAATGATGTGA
- the fmt gene encoding methionyl-tRNA formyltransferase, with protein sequence MKIIFAGTPEFSVIALQAVLESEHEIVAVYTQPDRPAGRGRKLTASPVKALALEHNVPVYQPLSLKDAEAQAELAQLQADVMIVVAYGLILPPAVLSAPKYGCLNIHASILPRWRGAAPIQRAILAGDAQSGVTIMQMDEGLDTGDMLNIKTCPITAEDTGSRLHDRLADIGALALMQTLQQIENDQLDARKQDDSLAIYAHKLDKKEAKINWQQDAATIVRTIQAFNSWPVAYTDFKGKSLRLWQARLIAKDTSGLVCGEVIDESSAGIDIVAINGVVRILELQMPGKKRIMVKDFINGQSLLGVCF encoded by the coding sequence GTGAAAATAATTTTTGCCGGTACGCCGGAATTTTCGGTCATTGCGTTACAAGCCGTATTAGAATCTGAACATGAAATTGTTGCTGTCTATACTCAACCCGATCGCCCTGCAGGGCGAGGACGCAAGTTAACCGCTAGTCCGGTGAAAGCTTTGGCCTTGGAACACAATGTTCCCGTCTATCAGCCACTTAGTCTCAAAGATGCTGAGGCGCAGGCTGAATTGGCGCAATTACAAGCGGATGTGATGATCGTGGTGGCCTATGGTTTGATTTTGCCCCCGGCAGTTTTAAGTGCACCCAAATACGGTTGCTTAAATATTCATGCTTCGATTTTACCACGCTGGCGCGGTGCTGCCCCGATTCAACGGGCAATTCTGGCCGGTGATGCCCAAAGTGGTGTTACCATCATGCAAATGGATGAAGGTCTGGATACGGGTGATATGCTGAACATAAAAACCTGCCCGATTACTGCCGAAGATACAGGCAGTCGTTTACATGACCGTCTGGCAGACATCGGTGCGCTTGCGCTGATGCAAACCTTGCAGCAAATTGAAAATGATCAATTGGATGCTCGGAAGCAAGATGATTCACTGGCAATCTATGCCCATAAACTCGATAAGAAAGAAGCCAAAATTAATTGGCAGCAAGATGCTGCGACCATTGTGAGAACAATTCAGGCATTTAATAGCTGGCCAGTGGCCTATACTGATTTTAAGGGTAAATCCTTACGTTTATGGCAGGCTCGTCTAATTGCTAAAGATACTAGCGGACTGGTTTGCGGCGAAGTGATAGATGAATCTTCAGCCGGTATTGATATTGTGGCTATTAATGGGGTGGTGCGTATATTAGAGTTGCAAATGCCGGGTAAGAAACGGATCATGGTTAAAGATTTTATTAATGGTCAAAGTTTGCTGGGTGTCTGTTTTTAA